In Populus nigra chromosome 1, ddPopNigr1.1, whole genome shotgun sequence, one genomic interval encodes:
- the LOC133705955 gene encoding 3-ketoacyl-CoA synthase 3-like — translation MDVPMLVYAFLIFYPLFMLWRRIDRKRDRECYILDYECHKPTDDRKLDTEFSGQVIRRNKNLGLNEYKFLLRAIVSSGIGEQTYGPRIIFNGQEENPTLQDLISEMEEFFHDSIGKLLARSGIAPKEIDVLVVNVSMQSVVPSLPAMIINHYKLREDVKVFNLTGMGCSASLISVNIVQNIFKTYKNAYALVVTSESLSPNWYAGSDRSMILANCLFRSGGCAMLLTNKRALKHRAMLKLKCLVRTHHGARDESYDCCHQREDDQGRSGIHLDKSLPKVATRALVDNLREITPKILPVRELLRFMVVSFIRKYWKYWSHRSTKGAAGSSPKPVINFKTGVDHFCIHTGGKAVIDGIGVSLDLTEHDLEPARMTLHRFGNTSASSLWYVLAYMEAKRRLKKGDRVLMMSFGAGFKCNSCLWEVLRDLGDAGNAWTDCIDSYPPNSLTNPFLEKYGWINNEDDPSTFAFPSPNS, via the coding sequence atggATGTTCCCATGTTAGTATATGCTTTTCTCATCTTCTATCCCCTATTCATGTTATGGAGGCGGATTGATAGGAAAAGGGACCGAGAATGTTATATACTAGACTATGAATGCCACAAACCAACCGATGACAGGAAACTTGACACAGAGTTTTCTGGGCAAGTGATACGGAGGAACAAAAATCTTGGTCTGAACGAGTACAAGTTTCTGTTGAGAGCTATTGTGAGCTCTGGAATTGGCGAGCAAACCTATGGTCCCAGGATCATATTCAACGGTCAAGAGGAGAACCCTACATTACAAGATTTAATTTCGGAGATGGAGGAGTTCTTTCATGACAGCATCGGAAAGCTCTTGGCTAGGTCAGGCATAGCTCCTAAAGAAATCGATGTTCTTGTAGTTAATGTCTCCATGCAGTCTGTTGTGCCTTCTTTACCCGCTATGATCATAAATCACTATAAACTAAGGGAGGATGTTAAGGTTTTTAACCTCACTGGGATGGGTTGTAGTGCAAGCCTTATATCCGTCAACATTGTTCAAAACATTTTTAAGACTTACAAAAATGCTTATGCGCTTGTTGTCACCTCGGAGTCTTTAAGTCCAAATTGGTATGCAGGCAGTGATAGATCGATGATTCTTGCAAATTGTTTGTTCCGATCTGGTGGGTGTGCCATGCTCTTGACTAACAAAAGGGCCTTAAAGCACCGTGCCATGCTCAAATTGAAGTGCCTAGTTAGGACACACCACGGAGCTAGAGACGAGTCGTATGATTGTTGCCATCAAAGAGAAGATGACCAAGGGCGCTCAGGGATTCACCTGGACAAGTCACTCCCAAAGGTCGCTACACGAGCTTTGGTCGACAACCTTAGAGAAATAACCCCTAAGATCTTGCCTGTAAGGGAGCTGCTTAGATTTATGGTGGTGTCATTTATTAGGAAATATTGGAAATATTGGAGCCACAGATCCACAAAAGGAGCTGCAGGTTCTAGTCCTAAACCTGTGATAAACTTCAAGACAGGTGTCGATCACTTCTGCATTCACACTGGGGGTAAGGCAGTGATCGATGGGATTGGCGTTAGTCTTGATCTCACCGAGCATGACTTGGAGCCAGCAAGAATGACTCTGCATAGGTTCGGCAACACTTCTGCGAGTAGTCTTTGGTATGTTTTGGCATACATGGAGGCCAAAAGGAGGCTAAAGAAAGGAGatagggttttgatgatgagtTTTGGTGCGGGCTTTAAATGCAACAGCTGTTTGTGGGAGGTGCTTAGAGACTTGGGGGATGCAGGTAATGCGTGGACGGACTGCATTGATAGCTACCCACCAAACTCATTGACAAACCCATTCTTGGAGAAGTATGGATGGATTAACAATGAAGATGATCCCAGCACTTTCGCATTCCCTTCTCCTAATTCTTAA